The sequence TATTTTTTATTCCGAAGATGCATAACGCTCTTGTGTAGGAACAAGTATATAGACTAAGTAAAGAATCGCTAAAAATATCGGAGTATTTATTACATGGTATTTCATTTTTGTGGTATCTATATTTATGGCATTTACTTCTAGTTTTAATTTCACAAAAAGTTGCAAGGTTTCACagctttctttttcgttttcaaTACATGTGTCAAATGATCACTGTTGTAAACAATCTTATTTTTATATGTTCTAATATTATGTTAATATTACAACTCGTGCAGACTTACTTACTTTATTATATTATATACGGTGTATATTGCGTGCCGCCATAAAGAGACTTCAAGCATTCTCAAGTGTTTGCAACAGTTTCTCGCCTGAAAGACTCCAAAAAAATTGTAAATAAATGTTGGAAATGAAAACTTGAGTGATTGATAAATAATCATCGATCAGGGTGGCGATGGAACCCGGATCGTTATCGTGGCAAGTGGATCTTCTACCACAGCACCACGCGTCTGTTTGCGAATTAATCAAAAATAAATTCCTTTGCTTGTAAATAACTTTCATGCCTTACATACACACTTGTCCTGTATACGAGTACATGCCTCGCAATACAACATAAATGCTGCAGTAATATTCTGATTTTTCTAGCTGTAATTTTTGTGTGCGGCCTACTAGAACACTATCATTGTATGGGTGACAGATTCCACTGCTCAAGACTGCTGCACAAATACTGAAAATGGCAACGGTTAGCCCGACCATAGTTTCCTTTAAATACATTAAGGGAACTTCGCGCTGGTGTCTGGGAGAGCGCCAAGGCATggtgcttcagtgagcatgggagtgatgggtagaGTGAGGAGCATATGTCTCAATATTAATACTTTTGGCTCCGTTTTGCTTCGCGTAGCTTGGAGCTGCTTTATTATGATACGACAAGCAAAAAATGGTCAGCAGTTCCATTTCACGGCCTTAAACTTTTAGGCTCTCCAATTCAAatagggtcacgaagttcaaaattaTTCGTTCTCTTATTCGGAACTTTACcaaaaaactgcattaaacaacgCCACAAATGTGTTCGAAgctacgaagactaggcaaatccgtgtaccacCCATGATTCCCGTTGTCGCTGAACCAGAGAACAATCGCTGaaccagagtctcctctagttaattttaggaaactccgGAGGTGTCCCCCtttgcaaggaaaaaaaatcaagaatttTCCGAAAATGGCTTTAATTTATTGCTCACGattccggttctcatacaacatcTCAAGGCTGTcgagaaggcccacgatgcggcggtgaggctacgCCCCCCCCATCCCTACGTTGGAGCGGCCCGCAATCCCACCCCTATAAAAGGATGGTGggatccttcaggaccccaataaagtttttcatccatccatctatcgacGAACCATCCATCACgaacgggtacgtgccacagaaattccataGATCTCGCTACTCCCCACTGGTTCACTCAAAAATGATGAGCACGACAGTTCACCGAATAAATAGCTGCGAATTGACGATGGTGAGCCGAAGATCCACTTACGTATAACTAGGAAATACTAGACAACGGGAAACGCAAGGTCGGCTGCGAGCATACCTCGAAGAGGAGAAAGGGCTACGCCAACGACGACGTGCCGATAGATTGATATGAGAGGTGCCAACTCTTGGTTGCCTCTGAAGTCTAAACATCCCTGGCGTGTCCTTGGCTTTCTGTGTTTGAGCAGGAGCCACTCTGCACTGAGAATCGACGCGGAAACAGCCTAGCGTCCCTTATATAGCTAAAGCCTACGCATGACCGAACCCCACGAGCCATTTGCTCGTGAGTCTAGAAGCAACTTAGAGAAACCGCTTCAAGCCTTGCGCAACCTAATGCAcccttagttgttttttttttttttacagcgaaagctgttgagaTCAGACCACGGGTATatgcggtgccgtagttgtccgccaccagtgtccgtaaccactatcactcaaaataagaaaaatactcggaaaataagaaataagaaaaTACTTGGAAAAAAactccaggcctgcgcggaaggtgcagcaaagtcacagcgaaatctagaagagcagcctttcagagcctttcaaaataccctttggccaactactgcaagcaaacttgATTTATACCCCCTAGAGCATTAATAAATTTTTGGGgtatagtaggccggcattctctatgctaattttcgtcattcttctgagaagcgtcagTTAGTTAGTGAGTGAGAAATACTTTATTTGGTGATCCGGCGGATGACAATCCTAGCCCCGCCGTATCACCAAATAAAGTCTctcccactcactcactcattcactcactcaataACGcttctcatatggtggttttgggacgttaaaccccgcatatcaatcaatcaatcaattaatcaatccctcacgcttctcagaagaattaaaaaaaagcgtAGTATCATctgaacacttgcaagggattttgtgccaattgtgcatgcatgcagtggctgacgacgatgaagaattatggctgaagtggtatgcaccacagttaataggggaacaagaacaagcttttgtaatgggtaggggcattagacgacccactcgttacgttattcgcattgtgcgacaactgcttgttccttcgctgttttgaaacgctttataagtcgtaataacgcgattgctttcctgacatcaagcctgcctaaggcaaatttggTAACAAGTCCCAAACACCAGTGTGGCtctatggtagaatactgggctgaacccagcggacccgggttcgagccccactttgTCATTTGGGCTAAGATttgttttctaatttcgtgcgatgtggttccagacaccggcggcggcggacaactgcgtgtgacccgagttgtgaccgCATACCAGATTTCGCTGTAAACTACCAGTCAAAATGTGGTGATTCGAACCTcagtccgctgcgtgccagctgAGTATGCTGCCACTGAAttacgccagtgcttggaactcatttccaaactcgccttaggcaggcttgatgacgGTAAAGGAATAGCGGTAATATGAGTAATGAAGATTAAGAACACCAAGGGAACAACCAGATATCCCACAATGAATTGCGTAGCGAGTAGGTCACCCAGTGCTCCAACCTGTTACAAAAggttgttcttgatcacctattacctgtggcgcatacccaattcaggcataattcttcatcgtcgtcagccactgcataaaaaatgtgGACGAAAATTCTAGCAACTGTCTAGCGGATACCATGGTTCCCTCAAAAAGGACGAAGACTACACAGAAAGTATACTTAATAATTGCATGGTGGGTACCGAGCAAGTATTTAAGGTGTAGTGAGTACCGAGCaagcgtgcttgtagcagttacccaaagagtgtttagataAAGCTCTGAAAAGTCGCTCATCTTccactgtaactgtgctgcgtgttccTCGTAagcatgacgttttttttttattctatacaCTCATCAGGATTCTTCACTCACCGACAAGGTTGCCGACACCGGATTTTCTAAGTTACAGAAAAGAATATGGCTATCTGCATTGTTGAAAATGAGATGTTACCCTTATTTGGTCATGCACCATGCTCGAGACAGCATTTGCCTTTTGTAAGGTGCCACACTGGCAAATAGGTGGTGTTACGAAAAAAACTTAAATTGCCTTCGAGAGCTCAGCCACTGATTATTCCAAGACACGTGGAGCCTTCTACAAAAACTGGGGTTTATTGAACACCAATTAGGACGTTGAGCTTAGCCTAGAGCTCAGATATTATTCATCACGAGATAACTGGAGCATTAATGTCTAGTTGGTACTGTTGGCGTCGTGCCAGAACTGTTCATTTGTTGTTATAGATTCACCTTCCGAGTGCTGCAGGCTTCGGTTCGGATTCCGCACTGATGGTAACTGAGTGTAACACAAATAATTGCGTTGATTACTTCCTTTGGAATGGCATTCTGAATGCTCTTGTTAAAGCAACGCCGttgtttataataataataattcgcgAATGCAATCGTAACAGAGCTACAAATGAATGCACAGATATGGCTACATCCGTACGCGTCGCACTATCGCATGTTACATGCTTGTCTCCGTTATACAAGCAAGCAgaatgaaaagaagaaagagcATGACAAGGAGGCTCTATAGCGTAACGGTCAAAGGCTTTCCCATCGTTCATATTGGCTATTTAAACGCGTTCCAGTAAAGAGACAGTTGGTGATGGCTTATACCACTATCGCGAAGCAAACTTGctctaaaaaaatagaaaaaaaatacggCGCGCAAACCAAAGGAAGAAGGCAAACATGGTCGAGCAATCGTCAGCCCAAATTGGACACGAGTGGGACGTGTCCAAGTGCGCTTCTTTACTGTGACTTGCAGACCCTTGTATCCTACTTGTGCTGCGCGCGATCAGGTTGAATGGCCTGCTGTCACGCGACATCGTGAAGACGCAATGAAAGAGAGTATTTGCTCCCTACGCATAATCATGGAAACAGTGTGTGTGCGAAGTGCGGCTTACGTTGAAAGCCTTAGGAATGCATTTTAACATGTATTGCCCACGTCAGTGGCTGTGCGCCCGAATGATATCAAGGTGCTCAGTTGCATAATTCCTTCCCTCTAAAATGTCTGGTCTCTAAGATATTGTCTAGTAGCTCAAATTGGTTTCTCTTGAACCCGTAAAAGTAACGTTCATTTGGATTGAGACATGCTGCCGTCGTCTCGGTAAATGTAGAATGTCTAGAAGCCTATGCGGTATTACTATTGAATGTTTAGTGGATACGGCAGACTGTAAGTGCTGTACGTGTCGAATACAAAGCGCACTCTCGCGAAAAAATCGCCAACTGTCGCCTAATGTTATATATGTGGGTTTTGATTCGTTATACACTGTGGGTGGTGCAAGATTCAATTTTTCGTGTTCCTTGCAAGCGCGTCTCAGGAAGAAACAAGGTCGGCCGACAGGTTCAATACAGTTCCTTGTGCTCTGCGCACTGACCTGGAAATTAAACTTTTGGTGCCTTATTCGGCCGGAAGTACACTGAGGCAGCGTTGTATATGTGGTGCTGCCTGCGTTCTACAGCAagacttgctgctgccaatagtGCCTTTTTCCAGAAGCAGGCTCTACGCGTGACGATGACGGAACTGCTGTTTCGAACAGGCAGCGTGCTTAGGGAAGGAAGAGCTTCTCGTAGACTCGCTCCTCGAAGTCGGCGAGTAAGTCGACGGTGAGGTcgaacagccgatcgcactgcgTACTCCACCGATGCGACGCGTGCCTGTGCGCGTCTAAGGCACTGGGATGCGCCGCCTGCTCGGTGAGCTCGAGGAACGCGGCGTGACGCTGGCACAGTTTGAGGCAGCTGCACAGCGACGCCGTGGCGCCGTTCACGAACAGGTTGTACAGCTCGGGCTGGGGGCTCGCGGGCTCCGGCTCAAGGTCCGACAGCAACGTTGCCGCCTCGAGCCACACCGCAGCGACGGCCTGTGCATCACGAAGCATTCCTCATTTGGAGCTAAATGACGTCACTAGTAGTCAGAGTAATCACTGACAGTCTTAGTATTCCTTCAAGCATCTTAAGGTCGAACACATGCTTCCGGTCCTCCAAATTTTCAAGCAATCTGCTTTTAAAAAATGAAACTTGTGCCAAATTCAACGGGTCTGGTTCAAAAATTTATGTTGGCTACATATGGTGTCGGGGCATCAAGTCATATCACACAAGGACCAATGCATCAGGGCAATTATTAAAACTTTATTGGATAAATTGAAAAAAGAGCAGCTCAGATGCTGCGGATGATTCCAGGAAAGCTCACAGAACGTTGTGTATGTGACATCTTCGATTTCCCTGATGGTTTTGTATGGCATTCCCATATGACCTATTTGTGTTAAATCACGTATTCATTAAAATTATTTATTGAACACGAGAAAAATCAACAAGCATCGCCGGGTGACGTGAGTTATACGACAGCCATTTTATAGAGTGCATTTTCGTATAGTAGCAATCATGTCACAGTAGCGTCACAAGCTAAATATTGCAAATTCCTTCAATTGTAGCACAAATCAAAAATAAAGGAGAAATTACTCGTATGATGTTATTGGATTCTTATCAAGTTACGTATCTTCAAAATTTATCTAAAATGCTGTGTTTTTGTGAACGTCTTAGCTTTTTCATACTAACAGCACTGATAGGCCTTCATATAAGTAAAAAGCATATTGATTTGTATTTGTCTAGTATTTTTACAGTACTCAACTTTGTCCCCCAAAACACCAAAAAGCAAAGCCGTTAGGTAACTCAAAGATTTATCATAGCCCTACTCCTCTCAATCTTGGTCAAGTTCGTTCAGATTGTTCTCAAAGGACTGCAGAGTGGTAATCCGGAAAGATATGTTGCATCATCTTTGTCCCAGCAAAATTACCAATTTTCAGACAATGTGTTTTCAGAGCGTTGTAGGGCGTAAAGGACAGTTGTTGTTATGAGAAAATAcaatcatttgtttttttttcgaggctTGCAAAATAACAATGAGGAATTTTCGGTGAGTGCAAAgtgttccacaaaaaaaaaacgtttcaatGAACTGCATTTGAGCAGTTCGCAACATCAATGCAGTTCTCGTGGGCGGGCAGCGTGCAACATTTCACCatcgtgtgtttgtgtttttttaacGTAAACACGTCAATATAAAACCTCACGAGAGACCATATAGATGATACTTACCTTCCAACACTGTTACCAATAAATAAATCACGAAAAGCGTGAGTGCCGATCGGCGAGCCCCACAGTGGAGCCTGAAGACTACCGCCATATGTATGCTTTGGTACGCTGCAGCAGAGAGTGCTGGAAGGTATGCTGCGCTCGCTACACAAAACATTCATCACCCGTCTTTGTGCGACCCTTCACTGGATGCGCACCGTAAGGGATCGTCGGGTGGATGGAGTGGGCCGTGTTccaggcctgaccacacgtagcCGTCGCAGCgcagtggtgcgttgctttttgaCGTGGCGCCGCGCCCTTTCCTTTGGGGAGAGAAGGTGCGCGTCAGCGCGAAGTTGCGCGCCCTTTCTCCACATAAGGGGCGGGCGTGGTGCTGCATTAGAAAGAAACGCGCCACTGCGCTGCGACGgctacgtgtggtcaggcctttcgTGCAAATACAGTACAGCGTGCGTTGAGTGCGTGGGCTGGCACAACGCACGGTGGTTCAATACAGTCAGCAGCTGAACTGGTCGCACAATTACATGGCAAGCTTGCGAACGTTGAACTACCGTGTACCTGCCTGAGAGATCGAGAGTCTCTGGAGATCAAAAACGAAGTGCTAAATTCGTGTGGAAAGCAACCAGCCACGACATGTTTGCCAATGCAGAACGGAGGTCATTTAAACAACATGTTTTGTGCGCGGCGAGCGCTACTGTGACCTAGCTTCACTCAATCGCCACGCTTTCAACTCTGTTATTCGCAAAATGGCTCGAAAAATACGCCATTCAGGGCCAACGAAACCAAACCTCTTGGCGAGTGCTTCCTATAAGTTCGTGTCCGTTCCTGTAGAGACGTTGGCTTTTGTACTAACATTTCACCTGTGACTCAGTACGACACAATAAGGAACGTATAGAGTGCATTCCTTTCCTTTCATATGTCTATTCCGTACCGATGATGCAGTGAAAGAATAGAAAGGCTCGACCAGAAGGGAAACCTTTGGATTAAAGGATATCGAACACAGAAGCGAAGTCACGCACTACTCAGAGGCAATTCATTCAAACGGTCGTTTTCATAGCATAACATTGGCAGCTCCCAGAAAATTCCTCACTCTTGTTATTTCGCAAGCTtcggaaaaggagaaaaaagcgcTTTATTGTGATTTCTTGTACAATATATGTCTTTTACGCAGTAGGGGACAATGCTCAAGAAACTAAAGGTACAAAAAATTGTAATTTTGTTATGACAAATATGGTAAAACGTGCTTTTTCGAGATTATCACTCTACAGGCCTTTGATATTAATGGCAATAATTTTGAACAAGATTGTGTAAGCAGTTTTTATTAATGATTTTCTTTTCACCAGCtgcttttttttaagtttaaagCAACAAATTCAATACAATAAATATTCCCAGAATTACACAAATATGCATTATTATTACACATAGAAAGGTCCATGCATGCTATACGTATCAACAAATCAAGACGCGTTCACAGAAGCAGCAATCGCGTTCCAAAATCAGCCGATGCtaaaaaagacagcgtttgttGGGAATTCTTGAGAATACATAACTAACTCAGAATCCTACATTATCATGAGCGATGCGATTTCGCCTATGTATTTGTCCTAAAAATATCAAATCTTTATAATTTAGCTCACGACGCTGCTAGCACGGTCGCAAATATACGAAAACACGCTCTGTAAAATGACTGTCATCAGCAAGCGTCACTtgtccattttttctttgttcaagAACTTTTTATTCAAAAACGAACTGCTGTATCCACCTATTACGTTATATAGGCAAGATATGTGATAGTATTTGAAGTTATGGAGACATAAATGTTATACCACGTTTGGTGATCTCTGTTACAATCGACATGAGGAGTCTGGAGGAACAAATGTTAAATCCGCGCCTCTTTTTGCGTACTCTGAAACTGACCTCAGAAGTGAGAGAAAACATTTTTACCCAATGATCTTATAGCATGGGCCGGTGCCACTACAAGACCCCTAAGTCCCGAAGTAGAGTCGCCTTCAGAATTTTTAGATCCCTCCAAAAGCTACCACATGTTGTTATAAGGACTTCGAGCACGTTTCATTTATTTTCCCTCAAACGCACAGAGCTTTGCAGACAGGAGTACAGTACCTAAGCAACAAAAATATAACATAAATAACATCGCATTCATAACAACTGCAATGCATATGACGATACAATGTCAAGCCCATACAACTGAGTTCAATGGAGATACGGTGAGATATACAAGCcaagaaagtaaaaaaatattgcgGGCATttgttctttatttctttctcatCCCTGTATGATCATAATCACCGTCTTGTCTCTTCGTTCTCACCGTCACAGTGTGTCCTCATCTTGGTGCACGCTTGGCCCGTTTGTCTTCCGAGGTCTTGTCTCGAATAAGCGCCATCGCAACCAAGACATCATAACATATACAATACGCACTTCATGCTTGACTAAGCGCAAGTAATTGTGTAAAGTGGAACAAAATATGTCCTGGTCTGAAATGAAAACAATGTCGTAGGGAAGGTGGTCTAAGTCTTTTGGGCGTGAGTGGGACAAAGGACAGATAAAGAGTGTTAATGTAACAACTAATTACGCACACATCATGGTGTTGTTCTGAACCAACTAAGCGATAAGTGTGGTCGTGATAAACTTAGCTTTGGAAGCAGTGTGGTTAGATATCTTACGAAAAAGCTCGTTGACAGTATGCTTTATGACGCCATTCTAGTGACATGCAAGGAACGGGAATCACAGATTTCACTGTGTTTGATGTATAAGTCGCTAGGTCTGGCGCACCCATTTGCGAGCTTGATGTCGTTGAAGTTACCTTGGACAGGGTGAGGAAGACGTCGGCCACGAGCATTCGCGTGGCGGCGGCCTGAGCCCGGTAGTCCATGAGCAGCATGCCGACGCGCACGTCAGTAGTGCCGCTGTTCGTGGTCGTGTCTCGGCGCTGAAGCGACTCTAGCTGCAAGTCGAAGAGAGCCGTGGTGTGGCACCAGGAGACGCCCACGGCCTCGGCTAGCAGGGTGAGGAAGTGCGCGCTCCGCAGGACGTGCAGTCCGTGCAGACTCTGCGCCTCCTTGGCCCAGCGAGAGGCCATAGCTCCTCTGGCGGCTGCCAACGAAACCTCGGGAACCGTGGCAACGACAATTAATAATGATGCTGATATCCTCTTCCTGTGGGCATTTCCCCACAAGGGAGTATCGGCCAAAAGCTGGGCGGATGAtcttcaaaggggccctgcaacactttttgagcatggtcagaaaacaccgCTCATGTGTAGTCGAGGTTCCCCAGAACACCCGAGCTAAAAATATAGCGCAGCCCATAGCCTTGAATTTACAATAGGTTCTCAAAGTTGACAAAACATCGCTTTCTCTTTCCTTCATAAATGACGCTACAGGCTCGAAAATTACTGCGACACAAGCCATGTATCCccgattggctgatttgagcatgacgGGCTGGGTCGTTACTGGAGCCGTAGCGTCAGGCCACGACTTGCCTACGCGTGCGCGCGCAATCGCACAGAAGAGCCGTGCAttcaaagtaaaaacaaaaaaggaagaaagagaaactTCTAGGGGTCGCgaggtgcacgtgacgtattttctcCCCCGTGTCATTCCTCGCTGCTTAGCTTACAGCCCCTTCACCAGGACGAGAAAGTGATTGATACGTGGcattcaacgtcccgaaacccccacataattatgagggacgccacagttgaggaaaattttgaccagctcgggttctttaccatgcacttcAATGTGAACCCACGGGCCaatagcatttttgcctccattacgggacgagaaaagagagtgTGCAATTGCAGCGCGTGACCGATTTGTGTAGCTCCTCTCGTTCTGTGCGGAAGTACCGAATATGATTTTGGCAAAAGGAAAATgctgaggcaataagctcctgtAGTGAATCCGTTCCTTGGCTACTTGGAaaactgttgcagggcccctttgagaTAACGACCTATGAAGCTCAAGAACACCGCATagatgaaaaaaacaacacatcACAAAAAAATAATTCACACGGCGAATCATACATTCGCCTGAGAGTGCTCGAAAGTGAAAGTCTTCTTATTTTGCTTTGCAACGCCTACGACGCTGGATACAATGCAAAATGTTTTCATCtcaccccgctgcggtggtctagtggctaaggtatactcggctgctgacccgcaggtcgtggaatcgaattccggctgcggcggctgcatttacgatg comes from Rhipicephalus microplus isolate Deutch F79 unplaced genomic scaffold, USDA_Rmic scaffold_20, whole genome shotgun sequence and encodes:
- the LOC142785258 gene encoding uncharacterized protein LOC142785258, whose protein sequence is MASRWAKEAQSLHGLHVLRSAHFLTLLAEAVGVSWCHTTALFDLQLESLQRRDTTTNSGTTDVRVGMLLMDYRAQAAATRMLVADVFLTLSKAVAAVWLEAATLLSDLEPEPASPQPELYNLFVNGATASLCSCLKLCQRHAAFLELTEQAAHPSALDAHRHASHRWSTQCDRLFDLTVDLLADFEERVYEKLFLP